One Echinicola strongylocentroti DNA window includes the following coding sequences:
- a CDS encoding RagB/SusD family nutrient uptake outer membrane protein → MKFKSYILFVFLMALAQSCNEDKLNPINPNELSTETFYKTGPQYVAAVNAAYAALQANDLYNREYFFAHDLLSDDVASGGAQLEAHRARVLNHVFDASNSLMLANWRGWYRVIQRANLVIENVDQPQEDISENLRDRVLGEAYFLRGLAYFELSTLWGGVPLMTVSATGPDGLPRASQEASYQQVVDDLSAAIGLLPPKSTYSGADVGRASIGAAQALLAKLHLFRGDFSEAKPLLQAVIDSDEYRLVDRYLDNFEEENENNAESLWEVQFSEDFGTDGGWNADGNSIAEVTFRGQEYGPTAWRNIIPNASLVSAFEKVANGAEKDDPRYGYTLYSLGDTFNNGESVLSVDNVQGNASVPSWRKYQMIYKREAENTQSGINFRVIRYADILLMMAEVENETNGPAAALPYINQVRARADVDMPPYPTAQYPAGTQEEMRLAIQHERRVELAGEQIRNRDIRRWRRMGYLENEPIPSYQERYDLLPIPLSEIDNNNALTNQDQNPGF, encoded by the coding sequence ATGAAATTCAAATCATATATACTCTTTGTGTTCTTAATGGCTTTGGCGCAGTCTTGTAATGAGGACAAGCTAAACCCGATTAATCCAAACGAGCTTTCGACAGAGACATTCTATAAGACAGGCCCCCAATATGTGGCTGCTGTAAATGCCGCCTATGCGGCCCTACAGGCAAACGATCTGTATAACCGAGAGTACTTCTTTGCGCATGACTTGCTTTCGGATGATGTGGCTTCTGGCGGTGCGCAATTAGAGGCGCACAGGGCCAGGGTACTCAACCACGTATTTGATGCTTCCAATTCACTGATGCTGGCGAACTGGAGAGGATGGTATCGTGTAATCCAGCGGGCCAACTTGGTCATCGAAAACGTGGATCAGCCGCAAGAGGATATTTCAGAAAACCTCCGTGACAGGGTTTTGGGAGAGGCGTATTTTCTTAGAGGGCTGGCTTATTTTGAACTGAGTACACTCTGGGGCGGTGTGCCTTTGATGACGGTCTCTGCGACCGGCCCTGATGGCTTGCCCCGTGCCAGTCAGGAGGCCTCCTATCAGCAGGTAGTCGATGACCTGTCTGCTGCCATAGGACTGTTGCCGCCAAAGAGTACCTATTCGGGGGCTGATGTAGGAAGGGCTTCTATTGGGGCGGCCCAGGCTTTGTTGGCAAAGTTACATTTGTTTCGAGGGGATTTTTCGGAAGCAAAACCACTACTACAAGCGGTTATTGATTCGGATGAATACCGCCTAGTGGATCGTTATTTGGACAATTTCGAAGAAGAAAATGAAAACAATGCCGAGTCACTTTGGGAAGTGCAGTTTTCGGAGGATTTCGGGACAGACGGCGGTTGGAATGCCGATGGCAATAGTATCGCTGAAGTGACATTCCGTGGACAGGAGTATGGTCCTACTGCTTGGAGAAACATTATTCCAAATGCCAGCCTTGTGTCAGCATTTGAAAAAGTGGCCAATGGTGCTGAAAAAGATGATCCCCGATACGGATATACCCTGTATAGTTTGGGGGATACTTTCAATAACGGTGAAAGTGTACTTTCGGTAGATAATGTCCAAGGGAATGCTTCAGTTCCAAGCTGGAGAAAATACCAGATGATCTATAAAAGGGAGGCAGAAAATACGCAGTCTGGGATTAATTTCCGAGTCATCCGATATGCGGATATACTGCTGATGATGGCCGAGGTAGAAAACGAAACCAATGGCCCGGCCGCTGCGCTGCCCTATATTAACCAAGTAAGGGCACGTGCAGATGTGGATATGCCTCCATACCCCACTGCTCAATACCCCGCTGGCACGCAAGAGGAAATGAGGCTTGCCATTCAGCACGAGCGAAGAGTGGAGCTGGCCGGAGAGCAAATCCGTAACCGGGATATCCGGAGATGGAGGCGAATGGGATATTTAGAAAACGAACCTATTCCCTCATATCAAGAGCGTTATGATCTATTGCCCATTCCCCTTTCTGAAATCGATAACAACAATGCATTGACCAATCAAGATCAAAATCCCGGCTTTTAA
- a CDS encoding SusC/RagA family TonB-linked outer membrane protein, whose protein sequence is MINSIYPKKPGRSHIGCWLMTIFIVLVGFYSGNVSAQDLTVTGTVKTAAGETMPGANVSVKGTSQGAITNLEGEFSITVPSREAILVFSFIGYESKEVKVGNQTTIDVTLAENLSALNEVVVVGYGSQERAKVTGAISSVSSEEIRELPVPNLASAMQGRAANVSVTNAGAPGADPVVRIRGIGTVGDNDPLYVIDGMPASGLNQINPADIESIEVLKDASTAAIYGSRAANGVVLVTTKKGTKGKPKVSLDAYYGVQNAWRTLDLLNVDQYLDFGRDLVNNANDPDVTIPPRFDDLGEFANVHTDWQDEMFQSAPIQDYNVSVSGGGENSLYNISMGYFAQDGIMQGVDFERVSFRANTQFDLGERVSVGQTLTVSYTDRNDEPFSGGRSQMEHMVKMVPYIPVRDPSRQGGFRGTDTEDGSDPENPVLNAVLRQDRYQDFKILGSAYIDVEILDGFHYKFMTGLDIATGQRNEYTPMFNAGDFQFQVFAAISQTRNSYVSPLFSNQFSYTKDFGGHHLDLLAVIEKQTFISSSLTGSGQNELTNDVRELQGVQNQVTTSEKTEYGLISYVGRVNYDYKQKYLLSASIRRDGGSRFGPDNKWGVFPSVSAGWRVSEEDFMQGVGAISDLKLRASYGQTGNDRIGDYVYQATINSNMFYNFNGTLAGGSTINALANEDLKWETTIMKNVGLDLGILNDQITFTAEWFDNKTEDMILGVPVPPSLGFDVAPVANVGTVRNRGMEFTAGYQKKTGAFQFGVNGNIGFVDNELISLGSGNSIFGPTFQGDPMTYTEEGKPIAYFYGWEVEGIFQSGEDTSQQPNAQAGDLKFRDINEDGTIDADDRTNLGHYMPDFTYGLNFNANFKNFDLSLFLQGVQGNEIFSNIRFHTEGMTRLFNASTAVLDRWTPDNTQTDVPRAISGDPNGNARASSRWVEDGSYARLKNLSIGYTVPNAFLQSIAKNSISNLRVYVSAQNLFTITDYSGYDPEIAARTEIDQSLGMGIDFGQFPAARTFIGGIQLTF, encoded by the coding sequence ATGATCAATTCAATCTACCCCAAAAAACCGGGTCGTAGCCATATTGGATGTTGGCTGATGACCATCTTTATTGTTTTAGTCGGTTTTTATTCCGGGAACGTTTCCGCTCAGGATTTAACTGTTACCGGCACCGTAAAAACAGCAGCAGGAGAAACTATGCCGGGTGCTAATGTCTCCGTAAAAGGTACCAGTCAAGGAGCCATCACCAACCTTGAGGGTGAGTTTAGTATCACTGTCCCCTCCCGAGAGGCTATATTGGTGTTTTCATTTATCGGCTATGAATCCAAAGAGGTGAAGGTCGGCAACCAAACTACTATTGATGTAACCTTAGCAGAAAATCTATCTGCGCTAAACGAAGTGGTGGTCGTAGGCTATGGCTCACAAGAACGGGCAAAGGTGACCGGGGCCATTTCCTCTGTGAGTTCGGAAGAAATCCGCGAATTGCCGGTCCCCAATCTGGCCTCAGCAATGCAGGGAAGGGCTGCCAACGTATCGGTGACCAATGCGGGTGCGCCAGGAGCAGACCCTGTAGTGCGAATACGTGGAATAGGCACTGTCGGTGATAACGATCCCCTCTATGTCATCGATGGGATGCCCGCAAGCGGACTAAATCAGATCAATCCAGCGGATATTGAGTCCATAGAGGTGTTAAAAGATGCTTCTACCGCTGCTATTTATGGTTCCCGAGCGGCCAATGGAGTCGTTTTGGTGACTACCAAAAAAGGAACGAAGGGAAAGCCCAAAGTGTCACTGGATGCTTATTATGGTGTCCAAAACGCTTGGAGAACATTGGACCTCTTGAATGTGGACCAATACCTTGATTTTGGCAGGGATTTGGTAAACAATGCCAATGACCCCGATGTTACTATCCCACCCCGATTTGATGATTTGGGAGAATTTGCCAACGTCCATACTGATTGGCAGGATGAAATGTTTCAGTCCGCACCCATCCAAGATTACAATGTGAGCGTTTCCGGAGGTGGTGAAAATAGCCTTTACAATATTTCCATGGGGTATTTTGCCCAAGATGGGATCATGCAAGGTGTGGATTTTGAACGTGTCTCCTTTAGGGCAAACACCCAGTTTGACCTGGGAGAACGTGTTTCTGTGGGGCAGACGCTTACTGTTTCCTACACTGACAGGAATGATGAGCCATTCAGCGGAGGGCGAAGCCAGATGGAGCATATGGTGAAGATGGTTCCTTACATTCCCGTAAGGGATCCCAGTCGTCAGGGAGGCTTCCGGGGTACCGATACAGAGGATGGTTCAGACCCCGAAAACCCAGTGCTTAACGCTGTGTTGAGGCAGGACCGGTACCAAGATTTTAAGATTTTGGGATCTGCTTATATTGATGTCGAAATCCTTGATGGTTTTCACTACAAGTTCATGACTGGACTTGATATCGCTACTGGTCAGCGGAATGAGTATACTCCAATGTTCAATGCAGGTGATTTTCAGTTTCAAGTATTTGCAGCAATTAGCCAAACTCGAAATTCATACGTATCCCCACTTTTTAGTAACCAGTTTTCTTATACCAAAGACTTTGGAGGACACCACTTGGATCTTTTGGCAGTGATTGAGAAGCAGACATTCATCTCCTCTTCGCTGACAGGTTCTGGTCAGAATGAATTGACCAACGATGTCCGGGAGCTGCAAGGGGTTCAAAATCAAGTTACCACCAGTGAGAAAACAGAGTATGGGTTGATTTCCTATGTCGGTCGTGTCAATTACGATTATAAGCAAAAGTACCTGTTGAGTGCCAGTATCCGTAGGGATGGAGGATCACGATTTGGCCCGGATAATAAATGGGGAGTGTTCCCATCCGTTTCTGCTGGATGGAGAGTGAGTGAGGAGGATTTTATGCAGGGAGTAGGAGCGATAAGCGATTTGAAGTTACGGGCAAGCTATGGTCAGACAGGTAATGACCGCATAGGAGATTACGTGTACCAGGCGACCATCAATTCCAATATGTTTTACAACTTCAACGGTACATTGGCCGGAGGAAGTACCATCAATGCGCTGGCCAATGAAGACCTCAAGTGGGAGACCACCATCATGAAGAATGTCGGTTTGGACCTGGGGATATTGAATGATCAAATCACCTTTACAGCGGAGTGGTTTGATAATAAAACCGAAGATATGATTCTAGGAGTTCCGGTTCCTCCTTCTTTAGGGTTTGATGTTGCGCCCGTAGCCAATGTGGGAACGGTCCGTAACCGCGGGATGGAGTTTACTGCTGGTTATCAGAAGAAGACCGGAGCCTTCCAGTTTGGCGTTAACGGAAATATTGGGTTTGTAGACAATGAACTGATCTCCTTGGGGTCGGGAAATTCCATATTTGGCCCTACCTTTCAAGGGGATCCCATGACCTATACAGAAGAGGGGAAACCCATAGCGTATTTTTATGGCTGGGAAGTCGAAGGGATTTTCCAATCTGGGGAGGATACCAGTCAGCAACCCAATGCTCAAGCAGGAGACCTGAAGTTTAGGGATATCAATGAGGATGGCACCATTGATGCGGACGATCGCACCAATTTGGGACATTACATGCCTGATTTCACCTATGGTCTTAACTTCAATGCCAATTTCAAGAACTTTGACCTTTCTCTTTTCCTTCAAGGGGTGCAGGGCAATGAAATATTCAGCAATATCCGGTTTCATACCGAAGGGATGACGAGACTGTTTAATGCGAGCACTGCGGTGCTCGATCGGTGGACACCTGATAATACACAGACGGATGTTCCCCGGGCAATTTCTGGAGATCCCAATGGGAATGCGAGAGCAAGCTCAAGATGGGTGGAAGATGGGTCGTATGCCCGTCTTAAAAACCTGTCTATCGGATATACCGTTCCCAATGCTTTTTTGCAGTCTATAGCTAAGAATAGCATTTCTAATTTGCGGGTGTATGTTTCGGCACAAAACCTCTTTACGATCACTGATTACTCAGGGTACGATCCAGAGATCGCAGCACGGACCGAAATAGATCAATCCCTGGGAATGGGGATAGATTTCGGGCAGTTTCCTGCCGCTAGGACATTTATTGGCGGTATCCAACTTACTTTCTGA
- a CDS encoding DUF4924 family protein gives MKQLAEKKKQQNIGEYIVYMYQMEDLLRSYQFDMDEVRQYVVSHYPVSEEEKNATTDWFGELAEKMKNEGIKDAGHLASTQKEVQRLAEIHWDLLKKDKEYFAIYHEAKPHVIASIMAAEGQDIGHEIQICINGVYGLLLCRLTGKKLSSEQENAAKAFGKVLSYLNLAYMDNGDS, from the coding sequence ATGAAACAACTGGCAGAAAAGAAAAAACAGCAAAATATCGGTGAATACATCGTCTATATGTACCAAATGGAAGACTTGCTCCGCTCCTATCAATTCGATATGGATGAAGTTCGTCAGTACGTCGTCTCCCATTACCCTGTATCTGAAGAGGAAAAAAATGCCACTACAGACTGGTTTGGTGAATTGGCAGAGAAAATGAAAAATGAAGGCATCAAAGACGCTGGGCATCTAGCATCCACACAAAAGGAAGTGCAAAGGTTAGCCGAGATCCATTGGGACTTGTTAAAAAAAGATAAGGAATATTTTGCCATTTACCATGAAGCAAAGCCCCATGTCATCGCGTCCATCATGGCGGCAGAAGGACAGGACATTGGCCATGAAATCCAAATCTGCATCAATGGGGTTTATGGACTTCTGCTATGCCGGCTAACAGGCAAAAAGCTCAGCTCCGAGCAAGAAAATGCTGCAAAAGCTTTTGGCAAGGTATTGAGCTATCTTAACCTTGCCTACATGGACAACGGGGACAGCTGA
- a CDS encoding acyl carrier protein phosphodiesterase: MNFLAHAYLSFDRPKVLLGNFIGDFVRGNLEEQFEPEIALGVHLHREIDHYTDTHPVVKEAQEMLKPIYKRYSLVITDVYFDYFLSKYWNEYDDRSVQDFSQQVYSIIEKNEEKLPKSFLQLFHHMKKGNWLVAYGTLDGMKSTLTGISKLTSFDSKMGSAHLFLQQHEQTLKGYFDRFFPDLITFSKDKLEELSNDYDSL, from the coding sequence GTGAATTTTTTGGCGCATGCATATCTCTCTTTTGACCGTCCCAAAGTTTTATTAGGAAACTTTATAGGGGATTTCGTACGTGGTAATCTGGAGGAACAATTTGAACCTGAGATTGCTCTGGGCGTCCATCTTCACCGGGAAATAGACCATTACACGGATACTCACCCGGTAGTAAAGGAAGCGCAGGAAATGCTAAAACCCATCTACAAGCGCTATTCCCTAGTGATTACCGATGTCTATTTTGACTATTTTTTGAGTAAATACTGGAATGAATACGATGACAGAAGCGTTCAGGATTTTTCGCAACAAGTCTATTCCATCATAGAAAAAAACGAAGAAAAGCTCCCAAAAAGCTTTTTACAGCTCTTCCACCACATGAAAAAGGGAAACTGGCTCGTGGCCTACGGAACCTTGGACGGTATGAAATCCACCTTGACAGGTATCTCTAAACTTACTAGTTTTGACTCCAAAATGGGATCAGCCCACCTGTTTCTCCAGCAACACGAGCAAACACTAAAGGGATATTTTGACCGTTTCTTCCCTGATTTGATCACTTTCTCCAAAGATAAGCTGGAGGAACTAAGCAACGATTATGATTCACTGTAA
- a CDS encoding M42 family metallopeptidase produces MSINTGLLKQVCEVAGAPGFEKRIRDLVIQEVTPLVDEVKVDNIGNVIAIKKGSKNPDGKRVMVAAHMDEIGFIVTHVDDNGFLRFHTLGGFDPKTLTAQRVIVHGKKDLVGVMGSKPIHVMTPEERNKLPKTTDYFIDLGMPKDEVEQYVQVGDSVTRDRELIEMGDCVNCKSIDNRVAVFILIEALKTVKNPPYDVYATFTVQEEVGLRGANVAAHGVNPDFGIALDTTIAFDVPGASPHEKVTELGKGTAIKIMDAMTICDYRMVDFMKKTADSNQIKWQPEILTAGGTDTAGVQRMGKQGAIAGAISIPTRHMHQVIEMANKKDIAASIQLLNGCLENIDQHDWKH; encoded by the coding sequence ATGAGTATCAATACTGGACTGTTAAAGCAAGTTTGTGAGGTTGCCGGTGCGCCTGGTTTTGAAAAGAGAATCAGGGACTTGGTCATTCAAGAAGTGACGCCGTTGGTGGATGAGGTGAAGGTAGATAATATCGGTAATGTCATCGCCATCAAAAAAGGGAGTAAAAATCCAGATGGAAAGCGAGTGATGGTAGCGGCACATATGGATGAGATTGGGTTCATCGTCACACATGTAGATGACAATGGCTTCTTGAGGTTCCATACGCTGGGAGGTTTTGATCCGAAGACCCTGACCGCCCAAAGGGTGATTGTGCATGGTAAGAAAGACTTGGTAGGGGTGATGGGCAGCAAGCCGATCCATGTCATGACACCCGAAGAGCGAAACAAACTTCCCAAGACGACCGATTATTTTATAGACTTGGGGATGCCCAAGGATGAGGTGGAGCAATACGTCCAAGTGGGAGATTCTGTGACCAGAGACCGCGAACTAATAGAGATGGGGGACTGTGTAAACTGCAAGTCTATCGATAATCGGGTAGCTGTTTTTATTTTGATAGAGGCGTTAAAAACCGTCAAAAACCCTCCTTACGATGTTTATGCCACCTTTACCGTCCAAGAAGAGGTAGGGCTTCGCGGTGCCAATGTGGCCGCCCATGGTGTCAATCCGGATTTTGGGATTGCCCTTGATACCACTATTGCATTTGATGTACCGGGCGCTTCTCCCCATGAAAAGGTGACCGAACTTGGTAAAGGGACTGCCATTAAAATCATGGATGCCATGACCATCTGTGATTATCGAATGGTGGACTTTATGAAAAAGACCGCCGACAGCAACCAGATCAAATGGCAACCTGAAATCCTTACCGCTGGCGGAACAGATACCGCAGGGGTGCAGCGAATGGGCAAACAAGGAGCTATCGCCGGAGCGATATCCATCCCTACCAGGCACATGCACCAAGTTATCGAAATGGCCAATAAAAAGGACATAGCAGCAAGTATCCAATTGCTCAATGGCTGCCTGGAAAACATCGACCAGCACGACTGGAAGCATTGA
- a CDS encoding amidophosphoribosyltransferase, translating to MSDQIKHECGIAMIRLRKPLQYYIDKYGTPMYAANRLYVLMQKQINRGQDGAGIANIKINTKPGTRYISRYRSVDPQAVNYIFGKVSKKFRKANKQGGEEGLKNADWVKDNVAFSGEVWLGHLRYGTHGENSIETCHPFLRQNNWRSRNLVMAGNFNMTNVEELFGKLVELGQHPKEQTDTVTVMEKIGHFVDEENQRIFNKYKGEYSNNEITEVIERELDVARILRRSCRDFDGGYAMAGIIGNGASFVVRDPSGIRPAYYYADDEIVVIASEKPAIKSAFNIDYTSIKEIQPGHALIVNKDGSYGEHEIMPALEKKSCSFERIYFSRGTDPDIYRERKQLGKALIPQILKTIDFDLKNTVFSYIPNTAETAFLGLIEGLEDYLSAKRREILLEGKPHLENIEDLLSFRPRVEKLVAKDVKLRTFITNDNDRDVMVANVYDTTYEVIRSGVDTIVVLDDSIVRGTTLEKSILTTLDKLKPKRIIVVSSAPQIRYPDCYGIDMSKMREFIAFRAALKLLEETGQQYILDEVYDKCVANPDAEENFVKEIYDKFTPQQVSDKIADIITMDQINAEVKVIYQTVENLNRACPEHLGDWYFTGDFPTEGGMKVVNKSFVNFMEGKVVRAY from the coding sequence ATGAGTGATCAAATCAAACACGAATGCGGCATAGCCATGATCAGGCTCCGCAAGCCCCTTCAATACTATATTGATAAATATGGTACACCGATGTATGCTGCAAACAGGCTTTATGTACTGATGCAAAAGCAAATCAACAGGGGCCAAGATGGTGCAGGAATTGCAAACATTAAAATTAACACCAAGCCCGGTACCCGGTACATTAGCCGGTACAGGTCTGTGGACCCGCAAGCAGTCAACTATATCTTCGGAAAAGTATCCAAGAAGTTTCGAAAAGCAAATAAACAAGGAGGAGAAGAAGGGCTGAAGAATGCCGACTGGGTCAAGGACAATGTGGCCTTTTCGGGTGAAGTTTGGTTGGGGCATTTGCGATATGGTACCCACGGAGAAAACAGCATTGAGACATGTCACCCCTTTTTGAGGCAGAATAACTGGAGGAGTAGGAACTTGGTGATGGCAGGTAACTTCAATATGACCAATGTGGAGGAGCTGTTTGGGAAGTTGGTAGAGCTAGGGCAGCACCCGAAAGAGCAGACAGATACAGTGACCGTAATGGAAAAAATCGGCCATTTCGTAGATGAGGAGAACCAGCGGATTTTCAATAAGTACAAAGGAGAATATTCGAATAATGAGATCACAGAAGTGATCGAACGGGAACTGGATGTAGCAAGGATCTTGAGAAGATCCTGTAGGGATTTTGATGGTGGATATGCTATGGCAGGCATCATTGGAAACGGTGCCAGCTTTGTAGTAAGGGATCCTTCGGGCATCAGACCGGCCTATTATTACGCAGATGATGAGATTGTCGTCATTGCTTCCGAAAAACCGGCCATCAAGTCAGCATTCAATATTGATTACACTTCTATCAAAGAAATACAGCCAGGCCATGCATTGATTGTCAATAAGGACGGTTCGTACGGCGAACATGAAATTATGCCGGCACTGGAGAAAAAGTCCTGTTCATTCGAAAGAATCTATTTTTCAAGGGGTACCGATCCGGATATTTATAGGGAAAGAAAACAACTCGGAAAAGCCCTGATCCCCCAGATCCTAAAGACGATCGATTTTGATCTAAAAAACACCGTATTTTCATACATCCCCAATACAGCAGAGACTGCTTTCCTTGGGCTTATCGAAGGGCTGGAAGATTACCTGAGCGCCAAGAGACGGGAAATCCTATTGGAAGGAAAACCCCATCTCGAAAACATTGAAGACTTATTGAGTTTCCGGCCCCGAGTCGAAAAACTGGTCGCAAAAGATGTCAAGCTGAGGACATTTATCACCAATGATAATGACCGGGACGTCATGGTGGCCAATGTATATGATACCACCTATGAGGTGATCCGCTCAGGGGTGGATACCATTGTGGTGTTAGATGACAGTATTGTAAGAGGGACCACTTTGGAAAAAAGTATCTTGACTACGCTGGATAAGCTGAAGCCAAAACGGATCATTGTCGTTTCCTCAGCGCCGCAGATTCGCTATCCTGATTGTTACGGTATCGATATGTCCAAGATGCGTGAGTTCATTGCCTTCCGAGCAGCGTTAAAGCTGTTGGAGGAGACGGGGCAGCAATACATTTTGGATGAAGTGTATGACAAGTGCGTGGCCAATCCTGATGCTGAAGAAAACTTTGTCAAAGAAATCTATGATAAATTTACTCCGCAGCAAGTTTCGGATAAAATAGCCGATATTATCACTATGGATCAGATCAATGCAGAAGTAAAGGTGATCTACCAAACAGTGGAAAATCTCAATAGAGCTTGTCCGGAGCATTTGGGAGACTGGTACTTTACCGGTGATTTCCCTACGGAAGGGGGCATGAAAGTGGTCAACAAATCCTTTGTCAACTTCATGGAGGGAAAAGTGGTCAGAGCGTACTGA
- the murI gene encoding glutamate racemase, translated as MQETSPIGIFDSGIGGLTVARAVKKLLPGEQMVYFGDTAHLPYGDKSTAAIQAYSVKIADVLLRANCKVILIACNSASAAAFELVKAYVASRAVVLDVIEPVVGYVDQCLAGKHVGLIGTKQTVNSGVYRHKIEALESGVTFSSLATPLLAPMIEEGFHSNRISKEIIKTYLDDEELANIDALILGCTHYPLIKPQIDELYNGEVEVIDSSEVIAKTTKEYLTSQGLLSQGQKKKDRFLVSDYTPSFESTTRLFFGREVSLEKYPLWE; from the coding sequence ATGCAAGAAACTTCTCCTATAGGGATTTTTGATAGTGGAATTGGAGGTTTGACAGTGGCTCGGGCCGTGAAAAAACTGCTACCAGGGGAACAAATGGTTTATTTTGGAGACACAGCCCATCTTCCCTATGGCGACAAGAGCACAGCTGCTATCCAAGCTTATTCGGTAAAAATAGCGGATGTACTTCTCAGGGCCAATTGTAAAGTCATTCTCATTGCGTGTAATTCAGCATCAGCGGCTGCATTTGAACTGGTGAAGGCTTATGTGGCTTCTAGGGCAGTTGTGTTGGATGTGATAGAGCCGGTAGTAGGCTATGTGGACCAGTGCCTTGCAGGTAAGCATGTCGGCTTGATCGGGACTAAGCAAACGGTAAATTCAGGTGTCTACCGGCATAAAATAGAAGCGCTCGAAAGTGGGGTGACTTTCTCTTCTTTGGCCACGCCGCTTTTGGCCCCGATGATAGAGGAGGGCTTTCACAGTAACCGGATCAGTAAGGAGATCATCAAGACTTATTTGGATGATGAGGAGCTGGCCAATATTGATGCCTTGATTTTGGGATGTACCCATTATCCGTTGATCAAGCCACAGATAGATGAATTGTATAATGGCGAAGTAGAGGTGATCGACAGTTCTGAAGTGATTGCCAAGACAACTAAGGAGTATTTGACATCCCAGGGTCTTTTGAGCCAAGGGCAAAAGAAGAAGGACCGTTTTTTGGTTTCAGACTATACCCCGTCTTTCGAAAGTACCACCCGATTGTTCTTTGGAAGAGAAGTGAGCTTGGAGAAATACCCCCTTTGGGAATGA